The following DNA comes from Mycobacteroides immunogenum.
CCGTCCGGGCCGAAGATCGGGTCATTGCGGCCCCACACGGCCAGAACAGGCACTCCGCTGCTTCGCAGATACTCATGCAGTGCCGGATACATCGGCGCGTTGGTGGCGTAGTCGCGGAACAATTTCAGCTGGATCTCGTCGTTGCCCGGACGCGACAACAGCGCACTGTCCAAGGTCCAGGTATCGGGACTGACCACGGCCTCGTCGGGGGCGCCGGTCAAGTACTGCCATTTGATCGCCTCGACGTCCAGCGCGGTACGAATCGCCGCCTCCGACTCAGCGGTCTGTGCGCGCTGATAATCCCAAACGGTCGTCCAGAAGTCCTCGACGAATCCTTCGTCATATCCATTGCCACTCTGCGTGACGATCGCGGTGATGGAGCCGGGACGATTCAGCGCCAGCCGCCAGCCAATGGGGGCACCGTAGTCCTGCACGTAGATCGCGTAACGACTCAACCCCAGCTGATCCAGGAGTCCTCGCGTGAGATCGGCGAGTGCGTCGAAGGTGTAGTCGAATTCGCTTACCAAGGGCATGTCCGAATAGCCGAAGCCCAGGTGATCCGGAGCTATCACGCGGTAGTCGTCGGCCAAGCGCTCAATCAGGTTCCGGAACATGTATGAGCTGGTCGGAAACCCGTGGAGCAGCACGATTGCCGGAGCCTCCTCGCGTCCCGCCTCGCGATAGAACAGTCGGTGCCCGTCAACGGTGGCGTAGCGATGCAGCACGTCCAGACTCATGACTAACTCCTTAAAACTATTTTGATAGTTAGGAGTCAAACATGTGTCACATAACCTGTCAATGAGATTTAAGCGGTTAGTTCAATGCGGGTAGGTAGAGCGCAGCCCGCGCGCCAGGAGAGAGAGAAGAACGTTCCCCCAACTCACCACTGATCGCGCGGCACGTCAAAATCCGCGCATAGCGCGCGCCACACATCCCGTGGCTCCACCCCGTCCTCGACGGCTTGCGACGCCGTCCTCCCGCCGAGGGCCGTCAACACATGATCGACCAGCACCGACGAGCCATAGGCCGCACCAAATCGGCCGTGGACAAGCTCGTGAAACTCCGTCAGACGCACACCGTCACCTTAGGGCCGCCAAGACGTCCTGGCACACCCGTACCGGATCCGCGACAGCACCGGCCCCCGCCGCGGCCGTACGCGCGGCCTCGGCATAGCGCGGCTCACCCA
Coding sequences within:
- a CDS encoding alpha/beta fold hydrolase, with the protein product MSLDVLHRYATVDGHRLFYREAGREEAPAIVLLHGFPTSSYMFRNLIERLADDYRVIAPDHLGFGYSDMPLVSEFDYTFDALADLTRGLLDQLGLSRYAIYVQDYGAPIGWRLALNRPGSITAIVTQSGNGYDEGFVEDFWTTVWDYQRAQTAESEAAIRTALDVEAIKWQYLTGAPDEAVVSPDTWTLDSALLSRPGNDEIQLKLFRDYATNAPMYPALHEYLRSSGVPVLAVWGRNDPIFGPDGARAFRRDARNAEIHLLDGGHFLLETAGEHVAALIKAFLRRVGAE
- a CDS encoding DUF3046 domain-containing protein, with the protein product MRLTEFHELVHGRFGAAYGSSVLVDHVLTALGGRTASQAVEDGVEPRDVWRALCADFDVPRDQW